In Miscanthus floridulus cultivar M001 chromosome 5, ASM1932011v1, whole genome shotgun sequence, one genomic interval encodes:
- the LOC136452489 gene encoding GDSL esterase/lipase At5g45910-like has translation MRLPRCAPPTRAAQEFGLPLLQPYLQSRGKDLRRGVNFAVGSATAMDPPFFQEIGASDKLWTNLSLSVQLGWFEQLKPSLCSSPKKCKEYFSKSLFLVGEIGGNDYNYAFFKGKPLDDAKTYVPTVAAAVTDATERLIKAGATHLVVPGNLPIGCSSTYLALHPGRRMPHSWMLYTACSMICLYNNVCC, from the exons ATGCGACTTCCTCGTTGCGCGCCGCCCACTCGTGCAGCGCAAGAGTTCGGCCTGCCGCTGCTGCAGCCATACCTGCAGTCCCGCGGCAAGGACCTCCGCCGGGGCGTCAACTTCGCCGTCGGCAGCGCCACTGCCATGGATCCGCCCTTCTTCCAGGAGATCGGCGCGTCCGACAAGCTCTGGACCAACCTCTCCCTCAGCGTCCAGCTCGGCTGGTTCGAGCAGCTCAAGCCGTCACTCTGCAGCTCCCCCAAAA AGTGCAAGGAGTACTTCAGCAAGTCCCTATTCCTCGTCGGAGAGATTGGTGGAAACGACTACAACTACGCCTTCTTCAAGGGCAAGCCCCTAGACGACGCCAAAACCTACGTTCCCACGGTCGCCGCCGCGGTCACCGATGCCACCGAG AGGCTGATCAAGGCCGGCGCCACGCACCTGGTGGTGCCTGGGAACCTGCCCATTGGGTGCTCGTCGACGTACCTGGCCCTGCACCCGGGCCGGAGAATGCCTCACTCATGGATGCTTTACACCGCGTGCTCAATGATTTGCCTGTACAACAATGTTTGTTGCTAA